From one Catellatospora sp. IY07-71 genomic stretch:
- a CDS encoding aldehyde dehydrogenase family protein, whose translation MTTTASLPPGASVVEDGELISTNPATGDEVARLPVASAADVQAAVDRARAASAWWAGLGWRERRRRLLAWRSLLVNRIEELAELIHREGGKPVDEALLEVVVSVDHAAWAAKHARKVLGPRRVRGSLLQPEYAAHLEYQPYGVIGVIGPWNFPIFTPFGSIAYALAAGNAVVFKPSEYTPAIGQFYVDAFAQIVPEHPVLQIVHGTGEVGAALCRSGVDKLAFTGSGRTGAKVMAACAESLTPVLIECGGKDALIVAEDADLDAAAEAAAWGANFNAGQACVGIERAYVHERVYDAFVAKLVARTEQLTVGEQVGPITMPGQRDIIARHIEDALSSGGRALVGGPDSVRGAYVKPTVLVDVPESSAAVREETFGPTITVTKVAGVEEAVALANDTEYGLGSAVFSKRQGMAIARRLRTGMTAVNSAFSFAVLPTLPFGGVGASGFGRIHGADGLREFGRAKAIARRRLPSIPALLTFDRKPSGVKLALSIVKLLHGRSR comes from the coding sequence GTGACCACCACCGCTTCCCTGCCGCCCGGCGCCAGCGTCGTCGAGGACGGCGAGCTGATCTCGACGAATCCCGCCACCGGTGACGAGGTGGCACGCCTCCCCGTCGCCTCCGCCGCGGACGTGCAGGCCGCCGTCGATCGGGCCCGCGCGGCCTCCGCCTGGTGGGCCGGGCTGGGCTGGCGCGAGCGCCGCCGCCGCCTGCTGGCCTGGCGCAGCCTGCTGGTCAACCGGATCGAGGAGCTGGCCGAGCTGATCCACCGCGAGGGCGGCAAGCCGGTCGACGAGGCGCTGCTGGAGGTCGTGGTCTCGGTCGACCACGCCGCCTGGGCCGCCAAGCACGCGCGCAAGGTGCTCGGCCCGCGCCGGGTGCGCGGCTCGCTGCTGCAGCCGGAGTACGCGGCGCATCTGGAGTACCAGCCGTACGGCGTCATCGGCGTGATCGGCCCGTGGAACTTCCCGATCTTCACCCCGTTCGGCTCGATCGCGTACGCGCTGGCCGCGGGCAACGCGGTGGTCTTCAAGCCCAGCGAGTACACCCCCGCGATCGGCCAGTTCTACGTGGACGCCTTCGCGCAGATCGTGCCGGAGCACCCGGTGCTGCAGATCGTGCACGGCACCGGCGAGGTCGGCGCGGCGCTGTGCCGCTCCGGCGTGGACAAGCTGGCCTTCACCGGCTCCGGGCGCACCGGCGCGAAGGTGATGGCGGCCTGCGCCGAATCGCTGACTCCCGTGCTGATCGAGTGCGGCGGCAAGGACGCCCTGATCGTGGCCGAGGACGCCGACCTGGACGCGGCGGCCGAGGCGGCGGCGTGGGGCGCCAACTTCAACGCGGGCCAGGCCTGCGTCGGCATCGAGCGGGCGTACGTGCACGAGCGGGTGTACGACGCGTTCGTGGCGAAGCTGGTGGCCCGCACCGAGCAGCTCACGGTCGGCGAGCAGGTCGGCCCGATCACCATGCCCGGCCAGCGCGACATCATCGCCCGGCACATCGAGGACGCGCTGAGCAGCGGCGGCCGCGCCCTGGTCGGCGGCCCGGACTCGGTACGCGGGGCGTACGTCAAGCCCACCGTGCTGGTGGACGTGCCGGAGAGTTCGGCGGCGGTGCGCGAGGAGACGTTCGGCCCGACGATCACGGTCACCAAGGTGGCCGGCGTCGAGGAGGCGGTCGCCCTGGCCAACGACACCGAGTACGGCCTCGGCTCGGCGGTGTTCTCCAAGCGTCAGGGCATGGCGATCGCCCGCCGGCTGCGTACCGGCATGACCGCGGTGAACTCGGCGTTCTCGTTCGCGGTGCTGCCCACGCTGCCGTTCGGCGGCGTCGGCGCCTCCGGCTTCGGCCGCATCCACGGCGCCGACGGCCTCCGCGAGTTCGGCCGCGCCAAGGCCATCGCCCGCCGCCGCCTCCCCAGCATCCCCGCCCTGCTCACCTTCGACCGCAAACCCTCCGGCGTAAAGCTGGCCCTGAGCATCGTCAAGCTGCTCCACGGCCGCTCCCGCTGA
- a CDS encoding SDR family NAD(P)-dependent oxidoreductase, with product MRYVVITGVSRGLGEALVNQFETDPETVVVALGRTFSDAQRIAAGPRLILRHCDLAEPASMPHAAELSETLADADEVILIHNAAVVDPIGRIGDLAVDDLATAVAVNLTAPILLTNSLLAALPDTARDVLVMFVSSGAAHRIIDGWSAYSATKRGAEEFFAHLAEQYKDDPRVRVEVVNPGVMDTGMQETIRSADFAGRQRFLDLYENDELPDPSAVAARLVEEHVTRPA from the coding sequence GTGCGCTATGTGGTGATCACCGGGGTGTCCCGCGGCCTGGGCGAGGCCCTGGTCAACCAGTTCGAGACCGACCCGGAGACGGTCGTCGTGGCGCTCGGGCGCACGTTCAGCGACGCGCAGCGCATCGCCGCCGGGCCCCGCCTGATCCTGCGGCACTGCGACCTGGCCGAGCCCGCGAGCATGCCGCACGCCGCCGAGCTGAGCGAGACGCTCGCCGACGCGGACGAGGTGATCCTGATCCACAACGCGGCCGTGGTCGATCCGATCGGGCGGATCGGCGACCTGGCGGTGGACGATCTCGCCACGGCTGTGGCGGTCAACCTGACCGCGCCGATCCTGCTGACCAACTCGCTGCTGGCCGCGCTGCCGGACACGGCTCGCGACGTGCTGGTGATGTTCGTGTCGTCGGGCGCGGCACACCGGATCATCGACGGCTGGTCGGCGTACTCGGCGACCAAGCGCGGAGCCGAGGAGTTCTTCGCCCACCTGGCCGAGCAGTACAAGGACGATCCCCGGGTGCGGGTCGAGGTGGTCAACCCCGGCGTGATGGACACGGGGATGCAGGAGACCATCCGGTCCGCCGACTTCGCCGGGCGGCAGCGCTTCCTGGACCTGTACGAGAACGACGAGCTGCCCGACCCGTCGGCGGTGGCCGCCCGGCTCGTCGAGGAGCACGTCACCCGACCCGCCTGA
- a CDS encoding RNA ligase (ATP), translated as MSTLKVTAERLVIHPHPNADALELAEVGRLRAVVAKGAYRTGDHAVYLPEGSVLPEPLIAELGLTGRLAGANKDRITAVRLRGELSQGIVCRPKALADTDLTAAATAGTDFAELLGVVKWVPPVPVHLAGDMAPAPDLLPWLEVENIRRYPDLFVPGEQVIATEKIHGSATLMTLIATTGEVYASSKGFGKQRLAIKEAPHNLYWRAIRTYGVPAFAAAVAEAFGASRVGVFGEVFGRGVQDLPYGANAGVRPGYAVFDVAVDTGDGVRWLGLDEYAPLAQAHGVPLVPVLFRGAYDEAALTALAEGVETVSGTGANLREGLVVRTAPERYSAVTGGRAIGKLVSPAYLTRKGGTEYE; from the coding sequence ATGTCGACTCTCAAGGTCACCGCGGAACGGCTGGTGATCCACCCGCACCCCAACGCCGACGCGCTCGAGCTCGCCGAGGTGGGACGGCTGCGCGCCGTGGTCGCCAAGGGCGCGTACCGCACCGGCGACCACGCCGTCTACCTGCCCGAGGGCTCCGTGCTACCGGAGCCGCTCATCGCCGAGCTGGGCCTCACCGGCCGCCTCGCGGGCGCGAACAAGGACCGCATCACCGCGGTACGCCTGCGCGGCGAGCTGTCCCAGGGCATCGTCTGCCGCCCGAAGGCGCTGGCCGACACGGACCTGACCGCGGCGGCCACCGCCGGGACGGACTTCGCCGAACTGCTCGGCGTGGTCAAGTGGGTGCCGCCGGTGCCGGTGCACCTGGCCGGCGACATGGCGCCCGCGCCCGACCTGCTGCCCTGGCTGGAGGTGGAGAACATCCGCCGCTACCCGGACCTGTTCGTCCCGGGCGAGCAGGTGATCGCCACCGAGAAGATCCACGGCTCGGCCACGCTGATGACGCTGATCGCCACCACCGGCGAGGTGTACGCGTCCTCCAAGGGCTTCGGCAAGCAGCGCCTGGCCATCAAGGAGGCGCCGCACAACCTCTACTGGCGCGCGATCCGCACCTACGGCGTGCCCGCCTTCGCGGCGGCGGTCGCCGAGGCGTTCGGCGCGAGCCGGGTGGGCGTGTTCGGCGAGGTGTTCGGCCGCGGCGTGCAGGACCTGCCGTACGGCGCCAACGCGGGCGTGCGGCCCGGCTACGCCGTGTTCGACGTCGCCGTGGACACCGGGGACGGCGTGCGCTGGCTGGGGCTGGACGAGTACGCCCCGCTCGCCCAGGCGCACGGGGTGCCGCTGGTGCCGGTGCTGTTCCGGGGCGCGTACGACGAGGCGGCGCTGACCGCGCTCGCCGAGGGCGTCGAGACGGTGTCCGGCACCGGCGCGAACCTGCGCGAGGGCCTGGTGGTCCGGACCGCGCCGGAGCGCTACAGCGCCGTGACCGGCGGCCGCGCCATCGGCAAGCTGGTGTCCCCCGCCTACCTGACCCGCAAGGGCGGCACCGAGTACGAGTGA
- a CDS encoding alpha/beta fold hydrolase has product MSAVSEVAYRLESVPVRGGELRVGVWGERGPVVVAVHGITSSHVAWTMVAQELGRDHRLVAVDLRGRGGSRELPGPYGMAEHAADVAAVIGAYADGPVPLAGHSMGGFVAAETARRHPELVERLILVDGGAPLPLPPGVDPSAGPEVLEKAIADTVGAVFARLDMTFPSRAEHAALWRAHPSFDPWPEGADAYIAYDLVGEEPELRPACRMEAAVRDGQDLYALPGMAPAALPRPALFLRAPRGMFNQPDAPLYTPGRAAEWLPGTVERDVPDVNHYTITIGRAGAATVAAAIRDAA; this is encoded by the coding sequence ATGAGTGCGGTGTCCGAGGTGGCGTACCGGCTGGAGAGCGTGCCCGTGCGCGGCGGTGAGCTGCGGGTGGGCGTGTGGGGTGAGCGCGGCCCGGTCGTGGTGGCCGTGCACGGCATCACCTCGTCGCACGTCGCCTGGACGATGGTGGCGCAGGAGCTGGGCCGCGACCACCGGCTCGTCGCGGTGGACCTGCGCGGGCGGGGCGGCAGCCGGGAGCTGCCCGGCCCCTACGGCATGGCCGAGCACGCCGCGGACGTCGCCGCGGTGATCGGGGCGTACGCCGACGGCCCCGTCCCGCTGGCCGGGCACTCCATGGGCGGCTTCGTCGCCGCCGAGACCGCTCGGCGCCATCCGGAGCTGGTGGAGCGCCTGATCCTGGTCGACGGCGGCGCGCCGCTGCCGCTGCCGCCGGGCGTGGACCCGTCGGCCGGGCCGGAGGTGCTGGAGAAGGCGATCGCGGACACGGTCGGCGCGGTGTTCGCGCGGCTGGACATGACGTTCCCGAGCCGGGCCGAGCACGCGGCGCTGTGGCGGGCGCACCCGTCCTTCGACCCGTGGCCGGAGGGTGCGGACGCGTACATCGCGTACGACCTGGTGGGTGAGGAGCCGGAGCTGCGGCCGGCGTGCCGGATGGAGGCGGCGGTGCGCGACGGCCAGGACCTGTACGCGCTGCCGGGGATGGCCCCGGCGGCGCTGCCCCGCCCGGCGCTGTTCCTGCGCGCCCCGCGCGGCATGTTCAACCAGCCCGACGCCCCGCTCTACACCCCGGGCCGGGCCGCCGAGTGGCTGCCGGGCACGGTCGAGCGCGACGTCCCGGACGTCAACCACTACACGATCACCATCGGCCGGGCGGGCGCCGCGACCGTCGCCGCCGCGATCCGGGACGCCGCCTGA
- a CDS encoding 3-hydroxyacyl-CoA dehydrogenase family protein encodes MGTVAREINTVGVVGLGTMGAGIVEVFARNGLNVVAVEISEGALERGRANLTGSTDRAVAKGKLSESDRDALHARVDFQVGLAALHSVDFVIEAVPEHLDLKQAIFAELDKVCPPHTILATNTSSLSVTEISVATHRPNQVIGVHFFNPAPVMKLVEIIRTVVTAPEVVADVEALCARLGKVDVTISDRAGFIANALLFGYLNHAVTMFENHYATREDIDAAMKQGCGLPMGPLALMDLIGLDTAYEILDTMYRRGGRDRRHAPAPLLKQMVTAGLLGRKSGRGFYTYEKAGSPVVVADELTPAAGERAAGVRPVGTVGVVGSGTMATGIIEVFAKAGYEVLSVTRGAEKSAKVCESVKTSLNKGVVRGKLTEAERDAAVGRITWSTNLDHLADVDLVVEAVVEELSVKKALFASLDEICKPGTVLATTTSSLPVVECAMATHRPADVVGLHFFNPAQVMPLVEVVSTIRTSQAVLDTANAVVASLGKTAVGCADRAGFIVNALLFPYLNDAVKMLEASYSSADDIDAAMKLGCGYPMGPFELLDVVGLDVSLAIQRELYLELREPGFSPAPLLEHLVTAGYLGRKTGRGFRDHTHR; translated from the coding sequence ATGGGCACTGTGGCTCGCGAGATCAACACGGTGGGTGTGGTCGGCCTCGGCACCATGGGCGCCGGCATCGTCGAGGTGTTCGCGCGCAACGGCCTGAACGTGGTGGCCGTCGAGATCAGCGAGGGCGCGCTGGAGCGCGGCCGGGCCAACCTCACCGGCTCCACCGACCGCGCGGTGGCCAAGGGCAAGCTCTCCGAGTCCGACCGGGACGCGCTGCACGCGCGGGTCGACTTCCAGGTCGGCCTGGCCGCCCTGCACAGCGTCGACTTCGTGATCGAGGCGGTGCCCGAGCACCTGGACCTCAAGCAGGCGATCTTCGCCGAGCTGGACAAGGTCTGCCCGCCGCACACCATCCTCGCCACCAACACCAGCTCGCTGTCGGTCACCGAGATCTCGGTCGCCACCCACCGGCCCAACCAGGTGATCGGCGTCCACTTCTTCAACCCCGCGCCGGTGATGAAGCTCGTCGAGATCATCCGGACCGTGGTGACCGCGCCCGAGGTCGTCGCCGACGTGGAAGCGCTGTGCGCCCGCCTCGGCAAGGTCGACGTCACCATCAGCGACCGGGCCGGCTTCATCGCCAACGCGCTGCTGTTCGGCTACCTGAACCACGCCGTGACCATGTTCGAGAACCACTACGCCACCCGCGAGGACATCGACGCGGCCATGAAGCAGGGCTGCGGCCTGCCCATGGGCCCGCTCGCGCTGATGGACCTGATCGGCCTCGACACGGCGTACGAGATCCTCGACACGATGTACCGCCGCGGCGGCCGCGACCGCCGCCACGCGCCCGCGCCGCTGCTCAAGCAGATGGTCACCGCGGGCCTGCTGGGCCGCAAGTCCGGCCGCGGCTTCTACACGTACGAGAAGGCGGGCTCGCCCGTCGTCGTCGCAGACGAGCTGACCCCGGCCGCCGGGGAGCGGGCCGCGGGCGTGCGTCCGGTCGGCACCGTCGGCGTCGTCGGCTCCGGCACCATGGCCACCGGCATCATCGAGGTGTTCGCCAAGGCCGGGTATGAGGTGCTCAGCGTGACCCGCGGCGCGGAGAAGTCCGCGAAGGTCTGCGAGTCCGTGAAGACCTCGCTCAACAAGGGCGTGGTGCGCGGCAAGCTCACCGAGGCCGAGCGCGACGCCGCCGTGGGCCGGATCACCTGGTCCACCAACCTCGACCACCTCGCCGACGTGGACCTGGTCGTCGAGGCCGTGGTGGAGGAGCTGAGCGTCAAGAAGGCCCTGTTCGCCAGCCTCGACGAGATCTGCAAGCCCGGCACCGTGCTGGCCACCACCACGTCCAGCCTGCCGGTGGTCGAATGCGCCATGGCCACGCACCGCCCCGCCGACGTGGTCGGCCTGCACTTCTTCAACCCCGCCCAGGTGATGCCGCTGGTCGAGGTGGTCAGCACCATCCGCACCAGCCAGGCCGTCCTGGACACCGCGAACGCCGTGGTGGCCAGCCTGGGCAAGACCGCGGTGGGCTGCGCCGACCGGGCCGGCTTCATCGTCAACGCGCTGCTCTTCCCGTACCTGAACGACGCGGTGAAGATGCTGGAGGCCAGCTACTCCAGCGCCGACGACATCGACGCCGCCATGAAGCTCGGCTGCGGCTACCCCATGGGCCCGTTCGAGCTGCTCGACGTGGTCGGCCTGGACGTGTCGCTGGCCATCCAGCGCGAGCTGTACCTGGAGCTGCGCGAGCCCGGCTTCTCCCCGGCCCCGCTGCTGGAGCACCTGGTCACCGCCGGCTACCTCGGCCGCAAGACCGGCCGCGGCTTCCGCGACCACACCCACCGCTGA
- a CDS encoding alpha/beta hydrolase, giving the protein MTAIRANSILPARREEIELQTADGLTLVGELALPADRDPIATLICLHPLPTHGGMMDSHVYRKAAWRLPALAGFAVLRFNSRGTSSVRGTSEGAFDNAVGERFDVAAAIEYAEFHELPNRWLVGWSFGTDLALKYGCDPAISGAILLSPPLRYSKPEDLAVWADSGRPVTALVPEHDDYLRPAEAKERFAAIPHAEVVGVPGAKHLWVGDAETVLDEIVRRVAPGVPVPLPKDWPGPMEYGDASAYADRTVAAFADKPR; this is encoded by the coding sequence GTGACCGCGATCCGTGCCAACTCGATCCTGCCCGCCCGCCGCGAGGAGATCGAACTGCAGACCGCCGACGGGCTGACGCTGGTCGGGGAGCTGGCGCTCCCGGCCGACCGCGACCCGATCGCCACCCTGATCTGCCTGCACCCGCTGCCCACCCACGGCGGCATGATGGACAGCCACGTGTACCGCAAGGCCGCCTGGCGGCTGCCCGCGCTGGCCGGGTTCGCGGTGCTGCGGTTCAACAGCCGGGGCACCAGCAGCGTGCGGGGCACGAGTGAGGGCGCCTTCGACAACGCGGTGGGCGAGCGCTTCGACGTGGCTGCCGCCATCGAGTACGCCGAGTTCCACGAGCTGCCGAACCGGTGGCTGGTCGGCTGGTCCTTCGGCACCGACCTGGCGCTCAAGTACGGCTGCGACCCGGCGATCTCCGGCGCGATCCTGCTGTCCCCGCCGCTGCGTTACAGCAAGCCCGAGGATCTGGCGGTATGGGCCGACTCCGGCCGCCCGGTGACCGCGCTGGTGCCCGAGCACGACGACTACCTCCGCCCGGCCGAGGCGAAGGAGCGCTTCGCGGCGATCCCGCACGCCGAGGTGGTGGGCGTGCCAGGCGCGAAGCACCTGTGGGTCGGCGACGCCGAGACGGTGCTGGACGAGATCGTGCGGCGGGTCGCCCCCGGGGTCCCCGTCCCGCTCCCCAAGGACTGGCCCGGCCCGATGGAGTACGGCGACGCCAGCGCGTACGCCGACCGTACCGTCGCCGCCTTCGCCGACAAGCCACGCTGA